The stretch of DNA CTGGGTTTCCTGATGCCGGTGGTGGCCGAACATGCGATCCGCGCCAACGACTGGTTCTTCCTGCGCCAGATGACGCGCCGCCCGGAACAGGTGGCGATCTGGCGCGCGGCGCTGGAGCCGGAAGGGCGCCTGACGGCGGCCCTGAACTACTACCGCGCTAACCTCAAGCTGGGCCGGCCGCATCACTGGCGCCCGGTCGAGGTGCCGGTGATGGGCGTCTGGAGCGACCGCGACCCGGCGCTGGGCGAAAAGCAGATGCTAGACTCGCTCCACCACTGCCGCGCCGGTTTCCGCTATGAGCGTCTGAGCGGGGCAGGGCACTGGATGCAGCTGTCGGCGACCGAGCGCCTGAATGCACTGCTGCTCGACTTCTTGCGACCATCCTAGCGGCGTGCCGGCATGTACTCATTGTTGCGTCGCAACAATGAGCGCGGATCCGCTGTGAACCCGAGCTGGGCAAACGCTTCTCTTCTCCCGGCTGCTTAATGCCTGAAGGATGCGGCTGCCGTACAATGCAGCCTCTGCATTCCTCCCACGTTTTCCCCATGATTGATTTTGCTTGGCTCGGCGTCGCGGCTTTCACCGCCGGCCTGGTCGATGCCGTTGTCGGTGGCGGCGGCCTGATCCAGATTCCCGCGATTTTCTCTGTTCTGCCGAAAGAGGTTCCCGCGACCCTGTTGGGGACGAACAAGTTCGCCAGCATCTTCGGCACCAGTGCCGCAGCCGTGAATTACGCGCGACGCGTGCGGGTAGCCTGGAGCACCGCCGCACCGGCGGCACTGGCGGCTTTCGCACTGTCCTTTGCCGGCGCCTGGACGGTCACGCGGGTGCCGGCCGATTTTGTACGTACGCTGCTGCCGATCATCCTGGTAGCGGTGGCGGTGTACACCTTCAAGAAAAAGGACCTCGGATCGGTGCATGCGCCGGTGCACAGCGGTCTGGCTGAGCGTTACTGGGCGATCGGCATCGGCGCCGCGATCGGATTTTATGATGGTTTCTTCGGCCCGGGCACCGGCAGCTTCCTGATCTTCCTGTTCGTGCGCTTCTTCGGTTTCGATTTCCTGAGCGCCTCGGCGGCGGCGAAGATCGTCAACGTTGCCTGTAACTTCTCGGCCTTGCTCTGGTTCGGCTACAGCGGCCACTTGCTGTGGCAGCTCGGCTTGATGATGGCGGCATGCCAGGTGGCCGGTTCGCTGATCGGCACCAGGCTGGCACTGAAGCATGGCAGTGGTTTCGTACGCAAGCTGTTCCTGGTCGTGGTGTCGGGATTGATCCTCAAGACCGCCTACGATGCCTTCACCAAGATTGGTTGGTGATTGTTCCACGTGAAACAGCACAGCCGGGTTCGCCCGGCTTTTTTATTTTTGTTTCACGTGGAACGTTCTGATGAGCTCGATGTTAAATGTTCCACGTGGAACAAAATCTGTCGTTTTCAGCCCCCTAAAAGCTTCCGAAAGAAAAAAGAATCTATAATCGCGCATTAGACTCCTCGCCTTACTCTCCATCATGCTATTTCCAACTGAATTCGACGTCATCGTCGTCGGCGGCGGCCATGCCGGTACCGAGGCTGCGCTCGCGTCGGCACGCACCGGTCAGAAGACCCTGCTGCTGACCCATAATATCGAAACTCTCGGCGCCATGTCCTGCAATCCATCGATTGGTGGCATCGGCAAAGGCCACCTGGTCAAGGAAGTCGATGCGCTCGGCGGCGCCATGGCGATCGCCACCGACGAGTCGGGCATCCAGTTCCGTATCCTGAATTCGTCCAAGGGCCCGGCCGTACGTGCCACCCGCGCCCAGGCCGACCGCCTCCTGTACAAGCAGGCGATCCGCTCGCGTCTGGAAAACCAGCCGAACCTGTGGCTGTTCCAGCAGGCCGTGGAAGACCTGATGCTGGAAGGCGAGCGCGTGGTGGGCGCCGTCACCCAGGTCGGACTGCAGTTCCGCGCCCGCGCCGTGGTCCTCACCGCCGGCACCTTCCTGGACGGGAAGATCCACGTCGGCCTGCAGAATTATTCGGGCGGCCGCGCCGGCGATCCGCCCGCGGTCTCGCTGTCGAGCCGCCTGAAGGAACTCAAGCTGCCGCAAGGCCGCCTGAAGACCGGCACGCCGCCGCGCATCGACGGCCGCAGCATCGACTTCTCGGTGCTGTCCGAGCAGCCGGGCGACCTCGATCCGGTACCGGTGTTTTCAAGCATGGGCAACGCCGCCATGCACCCGCGCCAGGTGCCGTGCTGGGTTACCCACACCAATGAGAAAACCCACGACATCATCCGCGGCGGCCTGGACCGCAGCCCGATGTACACCGGCGTGATCGAAGGCGTGGGCCCGCGTTACTGCCCCTCGATCGAAGACAAGATCCACCGCTTCGCATCGAAAGCGTCGCACCAGATCTTCCTGGAGCCGGAAGGATTGACCACCAACGAGTTCTACCCGAACGGGATCTCGACCAGCCTGCCGTTCGACGTGCAGCTGGCACTGGTGCGTTCGATGCGCGGCATGGAGAACGCCTTCATCCTGCGCCCCGGCTACGCGATCGAGTACGACTACTACGATCCGCGCGGCCTGAAGGCCTCGCTGGAAACCAAGGCGATCAAGGGCCTGTTCTTCGCCGGCCAGATCAATGGCACCACCGGTTACGAAGAAGCGGCGGCGCAAGGCCTGCTGGCCGGCCTGAACGCCGCGCTGCAGACCCAGGGCAAGGACGCCTGGACCCCGGGCCGCTCGGAAGCCTATCTGGGCGTGCTGGTCGACGACCTCACCACCCAGGGCGTGGCCGAACCCTACCGCATGTTCACCAGCCGCGCCGAATACCGCCTGTCGCTGCGCGAAGACAATGCCGACATGCGCCTGACCGAGATCGGCCGCAAGCTCGGCATCGTCGGCGACGCCCAGTGGGCCGCCTTCGAGCACAAGCGCGAATCGGTGGCCCGCGAACTCGAGCGCCTGCGCTCGACCTGGGTCAATCCGCGCATCCTTGCCGCTGCCGAATCCGAGCGCGTGGTGGGGCAGGCGATCGAGCGCGAGTACAACCTGGCCGACCTGCTGCGCCGCCCGGGCGTTGCCTACGACACCCTGATGACGATGACGGGCGCCGAGGGCCAGCCCCTGGCCGGCCCCGGCGTGGAAGACCCGGCGGTGAAGGAGCAGATCGAGATCCAGCTGAAGTACGCTGGCTACATCGACCGCCAGGCGCGCGAGGTGGAGCGTCACGACCATTACGAGAACCTCAAGCTGCCCGACAACCTGAACTACCTGGAGATCCAGGCCCTGTCGTTCGAGGTGCGCCAGAAGCTCGACAAGCAGCGTCCGGAAACCCTGGGCCAGGCCTCGCGCATCTCGGGCGTCACCCCGGCCGCGATCTCGCTGCTGCTGGTGCACCTGAAAAAGCGCGGCGCCAAGGGCTTTACCAATGCGCCGCTGGAGCAGGCTGAATGAAATATTTTGATCGCGCCGCGCTGGCGCTGGTGCTGGCCGACGGCATCCAGGAGATGCATCTCGACGTAACCCAGGCACAGCAGGACAAGCTGCTCGACTACCTGGCGCTGATGAACAAGTGGAACAGCGTCTACAACCTGACGTCGTTGCGCGACCCGATGCAGATGGTGACCCATCATCTGCTCGACTCTCTCGCGGCGGTGCCGGCCTTTGCCGGAGCACGCAATGTGCTGGACGTCGGGGCAGGGGGCGGATTGCCGGGCGTGGTGCTGGCCATCTGTCGTCCCGACATGAAATTGTCGATGATCGATACGGTCCACAAGAAAACCGCCTTCCTCAAGCAGGTCAAAGCGGAGCTGGACCTGGCCAACGTCACCGTGCACACCATGAAAGTGCAGGAGCTGGAAGTGAGCGACAAATTCGACGTGATCACGTCCCGCGCTTTCGCCGACCTGAGCGACTTCCTGGAGTGGTCCGGGCACCTGCTGGCCGAGGGCGGCAAATTCATCGCCCTGAAAGGCACGGCGCCGGCGCAGGAGCAGGAGCGCATACCGGCGCAATGGAAAATAAGCGGTTTGCAGCCGCTGCAGGTTCCGAGGCTGGGCGCGGAGCGTCACCTCATATTCGTCGAGCGATCGGCATAAACAGAATAAACCGTATAAATAGTTTATATCGTTTATAAAATACGAACCGTTTAAATCGTTTTTACGATATGAACGGTATACCACCTTGGCTTCCACGGACAAGAATAGATGGCGAAGATTTTTTGCGTAGCGAACCAGAAGGGCGGGGTCGGCAAGACCACCACCAGCGTGAACCTGTCGGCAGGCCTGGCCAAGCTGGACCAGCGCGTGCTGCTGGTCGACCTCGACCCGCAGGGCAATGCCACCATGGGGGCGGGCATCAACAAGGCTTCGCTCGAAGGCTCGATCTACCAGGTGCTGCTGGGCGAGCTCGACGTGGCGGCGGCGCGCCAGCGCTCCGAGTCGGGGCGCTTCGACGTGCTGCCGGCCAACCGCGAGCTGGCGGGCGCCGAAGTCGAGATGGTGGCGCTCGAGAACCGCGAACGCCGCCTGAAGGAGGCGCTGGCCGCGGTGGACAAGGACTACGACTTCATCCTGGTCGACTGCCCGCCGGCGCTGTCGCTGCTCACGCTCAACGGCCTGTGCGCGGCGCACGGGGTGATCATCCCGATGCAGTGCGAGTACTACGCGCTCGAGGGCCTGTCCGACCTGGTCAACACCATCAAGAAGGTGCACGCCAACCTGAACACCGACCTGCGCATCATCGGCCTGTTGCGGGTGATGTTCGATCCGCGCATGACGCTGTCGCAGCAGGTGTCGAGCCAGCTCGAGCAGCACTTCGGCGACAAGGTATTCAAGACCATCATCCCGCGCAACGTGCGCCTGGCCGAGGCGCCTTCGTATGGCATGCCGGGCGTGGTGTTCGATCCGTCCTCGAAAGGCGCGCAGGCGTACATCGCCTTCGGCGCCGAGATGGTCGAGCGCATCAAGAGCATGTGATTAAGATATAAGCACCGAAAGCTGACACAGATATGGCAACCAAAAAACTCAAAGGCCTCGGACGCGGCCTCGACGCACTGCTCGGCGGCGACAGCCAGCCGGCCCCGGTGAAAGCGCCCTCGTCGCTGCCGATCACCCAGGTCCAGGCCGGCAAGTACCAGCCGCGTACCCGCATGGACGAAACCTCGCTCAGCGAGCTGGCCGCCTCGATCAAGACCCAGGGCATTATGCAGCCGGTGCTGGTACGTCCGCTGGGGGAGGGGGCCGCCGTCCCGTACGAGATCATCGCCGGCGAGCGCCGCTTCCGCGCCGCCCAGATGGCCGGCCTGGAAGAGATCCCGGTGCTGGTGCGCGAAGTGGACGACCAGTCGGCCGCGGCCATGGCCCTGATCGAGAACATCCAGCGCGAAGACCTGAACCCGCTCGAAGAAGCGCAGGGCATCCAGCGCCTGATCAACGACTTTCAGTTCACCCACGAGCAGGCGGCGGCAAGCGTCGGCCGTTCGCGCAGCGCCGTGTCGAACCTGCTGCGCCTGATCAACCTGGCTCAGCCGGTCCAGACCATGCTGATGGCCGGCGACATCGACATGGGCCATGCCCGCGCCCTGCTGGCGGTCGAGAGCGCCCACCAGATCACGCTGGCCAACCAGGTGATCGCCAAGCGCCTGTCGGTACGCGAGACCGAGAAGCTGGTGGCGCGCGCCCTCGAGGAGCAGTCGAGCCCGGCGACACCGGCGCGTGCCAAGGACAAGCCTGGCGACATCGTGCGCCTGGAAGAGGAACTGTCGGACAAGCTCGCCACCCCGGTGATGTTCAAGATGGGCGCGAAAGGCAAGGGGCAGTTGATCATCGACTTCGCCGACCTCGACATCCTGGACGGCGTGCTGGCGCGCCTGCGCGCCTGAAATTGTGTCTTGGCGCGGGGATGTGGAACTGACGTATGCATGCCACGTTCGCTCAACGCACAGACTGTTTGAACGCGTGGGCGGGGGACCCGCCCACCCTACGGGAGTCAGCAGGGACTCCTTCGTTAAGTGACTGAAAATATGGAGAAAACAGCATCCCCGATGTTGCTCCCGTCACATCTTTACGCCGGAGTTATAAGCGCGGAATCGTTTGACTCGCGTCCGTATAACCACTTATAATCCCGCTGATTCATGTAATTACCACATCGTAACTGTCCGAAGCGCGGCGAGAAACCAGAACAACAATGTTGCGCATCGTCTCCCTGCAATTGATTGCAACAGTAGTCGCAGGCGTGATCGCCGCTCTACTGGGGGGATGGTCTGCGATGTTTTCGGCAGTACTGGGCGGTTTGTGTTGTGTTGTGCCCAACGGGATCATGGCAGTACGGCTGTTCGCCAACGCCCATCGGGCCGGTGGCGCCAGTCCTGCAGCATTCTTCATCTGGGAATTTGTAAAGATTGCACTGACGGTCGCGCTTCTGTTCGCGGTCGCGAAGCTGTACCACGATCTGAACTGGTTCGCCCTGATAGGCGGCTTCATCGTGGCGCTGAAGAGTTACATCATCTTATTATTTAGGCACTGACAATGGCGACTCCAACCGCAGACGGCGTAGCACACGCGCCCACCCCATCAGAATACATCACCCACCACCTGGGCCACTTGTCGAACAAGCACCAGGATTTCGTGGTGGACTTCAGTGTCTTCAACTACGACACCATCTTCTGGTCGATCGCCATGGGCGTCGTCGGCTGCCTGGTGATGTGGATGGCGGCACGCAAGGCCACCTCGGGCGTGCCGGGCCGCTTCCAGGCCGCCGTCGAGATGCTGGTCGAGATGGTCGAAGACCAGTCGAAGTCGATCGTGCACGGCGACCGCAGCTTCATCGCGCCGCTGGCACTGACCGTGTTCGTCTGGGTCGCCCTGATGAACTCGCTGGACTTCCTGCCTGTGGATATGTTCGCCAAAGGCTTCGAACTGGTGGGCCTGGGCCACGTTTTCCCGTACCACCGCGTCGTTCCGACCGCCGACCTGAACGGCACCCTGGGCATCTCCCTCGGCGTGCTGGCGCTGATGCTGTACTACAGCGTCAAGATCAAGGGCCTGGGCGGCTGGATCCACGAACTGTTCGCAGCACCGTTCGGCATCTGGATGGCGCCGTTCAACCTGCTCCTGAACATCATCGAATACGCAGCAAAAACCGTGTCGCTCGGTATGCGACTGTTCGGCAACATGTACGCCGGTGAGCTGCTGTTCCTCTTGATTGCTCTGCTCGGCTCCATGGCCACCGCATTTGGTGTGGTTGGTCACATCATCGCGGGTTCGATCTGGGCGATCTTCCACATCCTGATCGTGTTCCTGCAGGCATTCATCTTCATGATGCTGACGCTGGTGTATATCGGTCAGGCCCATGAAGGCCACTGATCGGCGCCGCAAGCATCGAACAGATAGTGGTTGTAAAGAAGTTGTAGTTTTTAATCTAGTTTTTAAATTAACTTTTGGAGTTACACATGACTGACCTTTCTTTTGTTGCACTGGCTTGCGGTTTGATCATCGGCCTCGGCGCTATCGGTGCTTGCATCGGTATCGCAATCATGGGCGGTAAATACCTGGAAGCTTCTGCACGTCAGCCAGAACTGATGAACACCCTGCAGACCAAGATGTTCCTGCTGGCTGGTCTGATCGACGCGGCATTCCTGATCGGCGTCGGTATCGCCATGCTGTTCGTCTTCGCACGTCCGTTCAGCTAATCAAGCACGACTTGATCTGAAGAGCCGAACCGTCCCTGGTTCGGCATCCGTTTTTGTGAGAAGGAATTTACCGTGAACTTGAACGCAACTTTGTTTGTCCAGTTCGTGGTCTTCTTCATCCTGGCGGGCTTCACGATGAAATTCGTGTGGCCGCCACTGATGAAAGCGCTCGACGAGCGCGCCGAGAGGATCGCGAATGGCCTGGCCGCCGCCGACCGTGGCAAGGCCGACCTGGCCGCTGCCGAAAAGCGTGTGCAGGCAGAAATGGCCGGCGCCCGTGACGAAGTCCAGAAGCGCATCGCCGACGCTGAAAAGCGTGCCGCCCAGATCATCGACGCCGCCAAGGCAACCGCTGCCGAAGAAGCCGCCCGTATCGTCGCTGCCGCCCAGGCCGACGCCGAGCAGCAAGTGACCCGTGCCCGCGAAGAACTGCGTGGCCAGGTGGCCGCACTGGCAGTGCAAGGCGCCGAGCAGATCCTGAAGCGTGAAGTGAACCCAGCGGTCCACGCCGACCTGCTGTCGAAACTGTCGACCGAGCTCTGATCATGGCTGAACTCGCAACCGTCGCCCGCCCTTACGCCGAAGCGCTGTTCCGTGTCGCCCAGTCCGGCGACATGGCCGCCTGGTCGGCCGTTACTTCCGAGCTGGGCCAGATCGGCGCCAACCCGGACGTACAGGCTTTCGCCGCCAACCCGAAGGTCACCGCCGCTCAGCTGGCCGACACGATTGCGTCTATGGTCAAGTCGCCGCTGAACGCTGAAGCGAAGAACTTTATCGCGATGCTGGCCGAAAACGGCCGCGTCACCTTGCTGCCCGAAATCGCCGCCCAGTTCGCGGCACTGAAGAACGCCAACGAAGGCGCCGCCGATGCGGACATCGTCAGCGCCTTCGAGATCTCGGGTGACCAGCTGGCCCAGCTGGTCGCAACGCTGGAAAAGAAATTTGGCCGCAAGCTGAACCCGTCGGTGACCGTGGATCCTTCGCTGATCGGTGGTGTGCGCGTGGTCGTCGGCGACGAAGTGCTCGATACCTCGGTACGCGCCAAGCTGCAACAGATGCATGTTGCGCTGGTGTCGTAATCGATCGATATCTAGCAGCACGCGCCGGCCCTAGCGCCCTTGCCCTACGCATCAAAAACATTTGGAGTTAGCACTCATGCAACTTAATTCTTCTGAAATCAGCGAACTGATCAAGAGCCGCATCCAGGGTCTGGAAGGTTCGGCTGAAGTTCGCAATCAAGGCACGGTGATCTCCGTCGCCGACGGTATCTGCCGCATCCATGGTCTGTCGGACGTGATGCAGGGCGAGATGCTGGAATTCCCTGGCAACACCTTCGGCCTGGCGATGAACCTCGAGCGCGACTCCGTCGGCGCCGTCATCCTGGGCGCCTACGAGCACATCTCGGAAGGCGACACCGTCAAGACCACCGGCCGCATCCTGGAAGTGCCGATCGGTCCGGAACTGCGTGGCCGCGTGGTCAACGCACTGGGCCAGCCGATCGACGGCAAGGGTCCGATCAATACCGCCCTGACCGCACCGATCGAAAAGATCGCTCCGGGCGTCATCGCCCGTGAATCCGTCTCGCAGCCGATGCAGACCGGCATCAAGTCGATCGACGCGATGGTGCCGATCGGCCGTGGCCAGCGTGAGCTGATCATTGGCGACCGCCAGACCGGTAAATCGGCTGTCGCAGTCGACGCGATCATCAACCAGAAGGGCCAGGGCGTCACCTGCGTGTACGTCGCAATCGGCCAGAAGGCATCGACCATCAAGAACATCGTCCGCTCGCTGGAACAGCACGGCGCGATGGAGTACACCATCGTTGTCGCCGCCTCCGCTTCGGAATCGGCTGCGATGCAGTACATTTCGGCCTACTCGGGCTGCGCCATGGGCGAATACTTCCGCGACCGCGGCGAAGACGCGCTGATCGTGTACGACGACCTGTCGAAGCAGGCTGTGGCTTACCGCCAGATCTCGCTGCTGCTGCGCCGTCCGCCGGGCCGTGAAGCCTACCCGGGCGACGTGTTCTACCTGCACAGCCGTCTGCTCGAGCGCGCAGCACGCGTGAACGCCGACTACGTCGAGAAGTTCACCAACGGCGCCGTCACCGGCAAGACCGGTTCGCTGACCGCACTGCCGATCATCGAAACCCAGGCAGGCGACGTCTCGGCATTCGTGCCGACCAACGTGATTTCGATTACCGACGGCCAGATCTTCCTGGAGACCTCGCTGTTCAACGCCGGTATCCGTCCTGCGATCAACGCAGGTATCTCGGTTTCCCGCGTCGGTGGCGCAGCCCAGACCAAGGTCATCAAGGGCCTGTCGGGCGGTATCCGTACCGACCTGGCGCAGTACCGTGAACTGGCTGCGTTCGCGCAGTTCGCATCGGACCTGGACGAGTCGACCCGCAAGCAGCTGGACCGCGGCGCACGCGTGACCGAACTGCTGAAGCAGCCGCAGTTCTCGCCGCTGTCGACCTCGCTGATGGCCGCATCGCTGTTCGCCGTCAACAAAGGCTACCTGGACGACATCGAAGTCAAGAAAGTGCTCCCGTTCGAGCACGGTCTGCACAACTTCCTGAAGTCGAGCCACGCTGCCCTGCTGTCGAAGATCGACGAAACCAAGCAACTGGACAAGGACGGCGAAGCTGCGCTGGCCGCCGCCATTGCTGATTTCAAGAAATCCGGCGCATATTAATCGTCAAGCCGGCGTCGTGTGAGCACGGCGCCGGTGCGCGGAAGGAGTAAGGACTCATGGCAGTAGGCAAAGAGATTCGTGGCAAGATCAAGAGCGTAGAGAATACGAAGAAGATCACCAAGGCGATGGAAATGGTCGCCGCATCGAAAATGCGCAAGGCGCAGGATCGCATGCGCGCCGCCCGTCCCTACAGTGACAAGGTTCGTACCATCACCGCCAATCTGGCCGGCGCAAACCCGGAGTACACGCACCCGTTCATGGCGCAAGCCAAGCACGTGCAGGCGAAGGCCGTGGGTTTCATCGTCGTCACGACCGACAAGGGTCTGTGCGGCGGCATGAACACCAACGTGCTGCGCCAGGTGACCCAGAAAGCGCGCGAGATGGAGCAGGCAGGTAACACCGTCGAGGCGGTTGCCATCGGCAACAAGGGCCTGGGCTTCCTGAACCGCATGGGCATGAAAGTTGTTTCGCAAGCGACCCAGCTCGGCGATACGCCGCACCTGGACAAGCTGATCGGCCCGGTCAAAGTGATGCTGGACGCGTACCAGGAAGGCAAGCTCGACGCTGTCTACCTGTGCTACACCAAGTTCATCAACACGATGAAACAGGAACCGATGGTCGAGCAGCTGCTGCCGCTGCCGGCGAAGCACCTGGAAAAGGACGCCGGCGGGATCAGCTGGGACTACATCTACGAACCGGAAGCGCAAGTCGTCATCGACGAGCTGCTGGTGCGTTACGTGGAAGCGCTGGTGTACCAGGCCGTGGCGGAAAACCTGGCGTCCGAGCAATCGGCACGCATGGTCGCGATGAAGGCCGCGAGCGATAACGCCGGCAGTGTCATCAACGACCTGAAGCTGGTCTATAACAAGACCCGTCAGGCTGCGATTACCAAAGAACTCTCCGAGATCGTGTCCGGCGCAGCAGCCGTTTAAACGATCAAGTAAAAGAATTTAACTATATCTGAAGGAACGAAAATGGCTGATGGCAAAATCGTTCAGTGTATCGGCGCAGTGGTCGACGTGGAATTCCCGCGTAACGCCATGCCGAAAGTGTACGACGCACTGAAAATGGAAGGTTCGGAACTGACCCTGGAAGTCCAGCAGCAGCTGGGCGACGGCGTGGTCCGTACCATTGCACTGGGCAGCTCGGAAGGCCTGCGTCGCGGCATGATCATCCAGAACACCGGCAACCCGATCATGGTCCCGGTCGGCACCCCGACCCTGGGCCGCATCATGGACGTGCTGGGCAACCCGATCGACGAATGCGGTCCGGTCAGCCACGAGCGCATGGCATCGATCCACCGCGATGCGCCGGCCTACGACGAACTGTCGCCGTCGACCGACCTGCTGGAAACCGGCATCAAGGTGATTGACCTGGTCTGCCCGTTCGCCAAAGGCGGTAAAGTCGGCCTGTTCGGCGGCGCCGGCGTCGGCAAGACCGTCAACATGATGGAACTGATCAACAACATCGCAAAAGCGCACTCGGGTCTGTCCGTGTTCGCCGGCGTGGGTGAGCGTACCCGTGAAGGTAACGACTTCTACCACGAGATGGCGGACGCCAAGGTCGTCGACCTGGAAAACCCGACCAACTCGAAAGTGGCGATGGTCTACGGTCAGATGAACGAACCGCCGGGCAACCGTCTGCGCGTCGCGCTGACCGGCCTGACCATGGCGGAAGCCTTCCGTGACGAAGGCAAGGACGTTCTGTTCTTCGTCGACAACATCTACCGTTACACCCTGGCCGGTACCGAAGTGTCGGCACTGCTGGGCCGTATGCCGTCGGCGGTGGGTTACCAGCCGACCCTGGCCGAAGAAATGGGCCGCCTGCAAGAGCGTATTACCTCGACCAAGACCGGCTCGATCACCTCGATCCAGGCCGTGTACGTCCCTGCGGATGACTTGACCGACCCGTCGCCGGCAACCACCTTCGCCCACCTGGACTCGACCGTCGTTCTGTCGCGTGACATCGCTTCGCTGGGTATCTACCCGGCAGTCGATCCGCTGGACTCGACCTCGCGCCAGCTGGACCCGCTGGTCGTCGGTGAAGAGCACTACGCCACCGCGCGCGCCGTGCAGGGCACCCTGCAGCGCTACAAGGAACTGCGTGACATCATCGCGATTCTGGGCATGGACGAACTGGCGCCGGAAGACAAGCTGGTCGTCGCTCGTGCACGTAAGATGCAGCGTTTCCTGTCGCAGCCTTTCCACGTCGCTGAAGTGTTCACCGGCTCGCCGGGCAAGTACGTTTCGCTGAAAGACACGATCAAGGGCTTCAAGATGATCGCATCGGGCGAACTGGACCACCTGCCGGAGCAGGCCTTCTACATGGTCGGCACCATCGAGGAAGCCATCGAGAAAGCCAAGAAACTGGCTGCCTAAGCCAATTTCTTCACCTGAAGGACAGACATGGCAAACACGATTCAAGTGGACGTGGTCTCGGCCGAAGAGCAGATCTTCTCCGGCCAGGCCGAATTCGTCGCGCTGCCGGGTGAAGCGGGTGAGCTGGGTATCTACCCGAAGCACACCCCGCTGATCACGCGCATCAGGCCAGGTGCTGTACGAATCCAGGTAGCCGGCGGCGGCGAAGAGTTCGTCTTCGTCGCAGGCGGTATCCTCGAAGTGCAGCCGAACGGCGTGACCGTGCTGGCCGACACCGCGATCCGCGGTGGCGACCTGGACGAAGCGAAGGCACTGGAAGCAAAGAAGCAGGCCGAAGAGCTGATGCTGAACAAGGAATCGAAGATCGACTACGCGAAAGCCCAGGCCGAAATGGCCGCGGCGATCGCGCAGCTGGCGGCGATCCAGAAGCTGCGTTCGAAAGGACGCTAAGCATCCGCTCCAGCGGAACAAAAAAGGCAGCCTCAGGGCTGCCTTTTTTATTGCAAGAGGCGTCTGACGGGCAGCTTGACCATCCACCTGCGCCGCCCCGCCAATGCCAGCAAGGCCAATCCGGACGTCAGCATGCCCATGCCGGCCGGCTCGGGTACCACGCTGACGACTTGCAAGCGCGCGGTCTCGCTCATGCCGCCCATGGTCCAGTAACTTGGATTGTCGGGGTCGACCGGCAACGCCGACAAGCCCACGATGCCGCGGAATGCCGACGTTCCGCCAGCCTCTTGCGGGGCCAGCGGATCCGCGACCAGGCTATTGTCCGGCCCCATCAGCAAAGTATCGATCGCGATGTAATAGTTCCCGGCGGTGACCGGCAGCTCTTCAGTCAGGTAGGCGATATTGTGTTGAAACGAGGAGCTGCTCGCCCGGATCTCGGCGACGCCGTCGCGAGCAGTGAAGCTGACGGTCTTGCCATCGATCGTGAACGTATAGGAAATGTCTGCTGAAAAATCTTCGCACCGGACCTCGTCGCACGACACGCCGCGGGCATCCGAATCGATGATGCTGTTGACCGTCAGCGCGTACGGCAGGAGCCCACCCGGGTGCTGATAGTAGTCACCGAACCCGAGTTGTCCGAGAATAAAGGGGTTGGGATCCATTTGTCCGGTCATGTGGGTCGTCACACGAACCGGTTCGGCCGCCGAC from Massilia varians encodes:
- the atpD gene encoding F0F1 ATP synthase subunit beta is translated as MADGKIVQCIGAVVDVEFPRNAMPKVYDALKMEGSELTLEVQQQLGDGVVRTIALGSSEGLRRGMIIQNTGNPIMVPVGTPTLGRIMDVLGNPIDECGPVSHERMASIHRDAPAYDELSPSTDLLETGIKVIDLVCPFAKGGKVGLFGGAGVGKTVNMMELINNIAKAHSGLSVFAGVGERTREGNDFYHEMADAKVVDLENPTNSKVAMVYGQMNEPPGNRLRVALTGLTMAEAFRDEGKDVLFFVDNIYRYTLAGTEVSALLGRMPSAVGYQPTLAEEMGRLQERITSTKTGSITSIQAVYVPADDLTDPSPATTFAHLDSTVVLSRDIASLGIYPAVDPLDSTSRQLDPLVVGEEHYATARAVQGTLQRYKELRDIIAILGMDELAPEDKLVVARARKMQRFLSQPFHVAEVFTGSPGKYVSLKDTIKGFKMIASGELDHLPEQAFYMVGTIEEAIEKAKKLAA
- a CDS encoding F0F1 ATP synthase subunit epsilon, with amino-acid sequence MANTIQVDVVSAEEQIFSGQAEFVALPGEAGELGIYPKHTPLITRIRPGAVRIQVAGGGEEFVFVAGGILEVQPNGVTVLADTAIRGGDLDEAKALEAKKQAEELMLNKESKIDYAKAQAEMAAAIAQLAAIQKLRSKGR